The uncultured Carboxylicivirga sp. genomic interval GAATTTAAAACCAAAACGGTTTTGATCACCATCCATTAAAATAACAGGACTTTCGTCGTATCTTTTGTAATTCTTAAGCTCAACAGAATAAACACGAGCACCTTTATTGCTAAGTGTTAGTTTCATAACATCATTTTCTAATGTTACAAAGCTTTGTTCACCTTGGGCAGCTTCGGCTAACAATCCGTATTTATTACTCATTTCTTCCGCAATAGTAGCCGAATCTTTTTCTGCTTCAGCTTTTGCTTCTTTTTCTAACTGTGCTGCTTTGGCAATTCGATCAGCTTTGGCTTGTTGACTTTCAACACGTTCAATGGAATCGCGCTGGCGTTTCTGTTGCGCTAGCTGCTCCTCCGATGGTCTGTTCCACCACGTGAAGAACCCAAAGATGAGAACGATTAATACTATTCCAGTTATTGAATTTTTATCCATTTTTTGCTAGTTATATTTTTTATTCTGAAATGGCAGCTTTTACAAATGCCATAAAAATAGGATGTGGATTAACTACTGTACTGCTATACTCTGGGTGAAACTGAACACCTACAAACCATTTGTGTGCAGGAATCTCCATAATTTCAACCAAACCAGTATCAGGATTGCATCCAGCTGCTTTCATTCCCGCTTTTTCGTATGCTTCTAAATAATCACTATTAAATTCGTAACGATGACGATGACGTTCGTGAACCAATTCTTTTCCATAAGCCTGAGCAGAATTGGTTCCTTTAACCAACGAACATTCGTAAGCACCTAAACGCATGGTACCTCCCATTTCACTTACATTCTTTTGATCTTCCATTAAGTTAATGACAGGATCAACCGTAGAATGATTCATCTCAATAGAATTAGCATCGGGTAGATTAAGTACATTGCGAGCGTATTCAATTACCGCACATTGCATACCTAAACAGATACCTAGAAATGGGATATTATTTTCTCTAACATATTTTACAGCAACCAATTTACCATCGATACCACGATGACCAAAACCTGGTGCAACCAATACTCCATCTAATCCAGCTAGTTTTTCAGCAACATTCGCATCAGTTAATCCTTCGGAATGAATTAACTCAATTTTCATCTTACGATCGTTGTAAGTAGCCGCATGAATCAATGCTTCGATTATTGATTTGTATGCATCAGCTAATTCAACATATTTACCTACTAAACCTATCTTAACCTCTTTGGTAGCTTTACTCATTTTTTTCAGAAATCCTTTCCACTCTTTAAGAGCCGGTTTTTCTGAAATAGGTAATTGTACTTTTTCAAGAATGATTTCGTCCAATCCTTCTTCCTGCATTTTAACAGGTACTTCGTAAATGGTTTTTACATCAATAGACTGAATAACAGCCTTTGGATTAACATTACAGAAAAGTGCAACTTTCTTGCGTATGTCGGCAGCTAAATTATGCTCGGTACGTAAAACCAAAACATCTGGTTGAACACCAATTTCCAACAAAGCTTTTACCGAGTGCTGAGTTGGTTTTGTTTTAAGCTCGCCCGAAGCATTTAAATAAGGAACCAATGTTAAATGTATAACGGCGGCTCTATGACCAAGTTCCCACTTTAACTGACGGACAGCCTCTACATAAGGAAGCGATTCGATATCACCAACAGTTCCACCAATTTCAGTAATTACGACATCATACTTATGCTTAGTACCTAATAATTTAATATTACGTTTGATCTCATCGGTAATATGAGGAATAATCTGAACTGTTTTACCCAGATAATCACCCTTACGCTCTTTGTTAATCACATTTTGATAAATGCGACCGGTAGTAACATTATTAGCCTGTGAAGTAGGTACATTCAAAAAACGTTCGTAGTGTCCTAAGTCCAAATCGGTCTCAGCACCATCTTGTGTAACGTAACATTCACCATGTTCATATGGATTTAACGTTCCGGGATCAACATTTAAATAAGGATCCAGCTTTTGAATAGTAACACTATAACCTCTTGCTTGCAACAACTTAGCCAATGAGGCTGATATAATTCCTTTTCCCAAAGAGGAGGCTACACCCCCTGTGACAAATACATATCTTGTTTCCGGCACAACAGTATTTTTAAATTATCATTCCAACAACTCTGACGAGTCAAAATTAAAAACCACAAAGGTAGAAAAATACCATCAAAAATGATGATACATTAGCGGTTTGAAACAAAAAAAGGTCAACTTTTAGTCGACCTTCTATTTTTATTATTCATTTACATTGTCTAACATATCCAACTTCTTATTGAGAAGCTTGATATTTCGGCGTCCGGTTTCGATTTTATGTTTAAAATCTCGAACCAAAGCTTCCGATTTTTTCGATTTGGCAAAAAATCCAATATTGTTTTCCCAAACCGTAATATCATTCTCTAATTGTTTCAGTTTATTGATGATCTTATTTCGTTCAATCGTTAATCGATCGCCCGACATATCGTTTGACTTATAATTTTCGATTTTGTTACGGAATTTCTCCACATTTTTGTGATACTCATCCATATTTAAATTATCGAAATATTGATTGATCAAACCTCTGAATTCCTGGTTTACACGGTCTTTATCTTTAATTGGCACATGCCCTATTTCGGACCAACGATGTTGGAAACTCTGAAGTTTTTCGAAATTCTCTTCTGAATTATCCGATGCATCAAAAGCTGCAACTTCTTTAATTAAAGCTTCTTTTAATTCAAGATTTTTATCTTGTTCTTCATCCTTATGACTAAAGAAATTTGATTTATGATCGAAAAAGGCATCACATGCTGATCGGAAACGTTTCCAAATGGCATCACTTTGCTTGCGTGGTACAGGTCCAATTTCTTTCCAACGCTTCTGAATTTTAATAAACTCATCAGTAGTACGTTTCCAATCGGTACTTTCTTTCATCGATTCGGCTTGCAAACAAAGTTCTGTTTTCAGCTGCAGATTATGCGATTGTTCCGATTTGTATGTTTTAAAGAATTCACGCTTTGCATTAAAAAACGAATCACAAGCTGTACGAAAACGATCGTATATTTTATTATTGTCTTTTTTAGGAGCAAAGCCGATTGTTTTCCAGATATTCTGTAGTTCAATCAATTCTTTACTTTTTGCTTCCCACTCTTTAGGAGTATGCAAGCCTTCTGTTTTTAAAGCTTCAGCTTTTTCGCAAAGTTCAGTTTTAGCTTCCAGATTTTTTTGCAACTGATCTTTTAATCCTTCAAAATACTCTTGATGACGTTTATTAATTAGTGAAGTAGCTTCTTTAAAACGCGCCCATAATTCTTCTTTTTTATCGTGAGGAACAGGACCTATTTCGCGCCACTGATCGTGATATTTCTGTAGGGTTTTAAAAGCCTTAACAATTGTTGGTTCTAACAATAATTTTTCAGCTTTTTCGCACAAATCAATCTTGGCTTCCATATTCTTTTTCAAATCAAGATCGCGAAGCTCTTTATTGATTTTTATATAATTGTAAAAATTCTCAATATGATAGTTATATGTCTCCCACAAATCATGTACTTTTTCTTGTGGAATATGACCTATGTTTCTCCATCGTTGCTGTAACTCTCTGAAAGAATTAAAAGTTTCGTTTAACGATTCCTGGCCGTTAATCAACTCTTTAATTGCTTCAATTACATCAAGCTTTGCCTGGTAGTTATTTTGTCTTTCTTCTTCTAAACGACGATTAAATTCTGCCCTGCGAGCTTTAAACTCCTGAAGCATACGCTTTAAGTCTATTTCAAGACTATCAACTGGTGGAGCAAAATTTTCTTCAGCTTCGCCTGTTTCAACAAACTTACGTTTTAAATCTTCAAGCTCAGCTTTGTGTTTTTTGTAGAAAGCAGCTTTTATTGCTTCAACTTCATCCTTAATCTTTTCAACAGGATAGTTTTTCAGAACATCTTTCAATCGTTTTACAAGCTCCTCTTTATGAAGCATTATATGATCAACAGGTTCTAGTTCTGCCACCTGTTCTTCCTTATCAGCCGAATCTTCAGCTACCTCTTCTTCCGAAACAGCATTCACATCTGCTGATTCCACTTGCTCTACACTATCGCTATTACTTCCCTCTTTCTCAGACGATGTGTTCTCTACCGACATATTTTCAGATTGTTCTTCTGAATTCAAACCATTCTCGTTTTCAAGAGGTTTGTTTAGGTCATTTGCTTCCATAAGCTTTCAGTTCTTTTTCGCAAAACCCACAGGCCTTGTCTCAATTCATTTATCCTACGAATATATTGTTTATCGCGTAAGTGGCAAACTTTTTAGCTAAAAATAAGAGAATAACATCCATTTTGTCCAACACATTTAATCTTATAAATTAATATACTTTAGTTGATATGCTCTTTCTCTTGATCTGATAAAAGATTGACGTGAACTTGAATCAATATTACTATATTTGCGCCAAAAATTACAGACTGTCATGCGAATTGATATACTTACACTTTTTCCTGAAATGTTTCAAGGTCCTTTAACCGAATCGATTGTTAAACGTGCAGTGGATAAAGGATTAGTAGAAATGTATTTTCATAACATCAGGGACTATTCGCTTGATAAACACAATAAAGTAGATGATTACTCTTTTGGTGGTGGTGCAGGCATGGTTATGACCATTCAACCCATTGCCGATTTAATCGATAAACTGAAAGCCGAAAGAGACTACGACCATATAATATATGTTACTCCTGACGGAGAACGTTTTAACCAAAAAGTTGCTAATACACTGTCATTATCAGGTAATATCATTATTCTTTGCGGGCATTACAAAGGTGTCGATCAGCGAATACGCGATCATTACATTACCATGGAACTAACCATTGGCGACTATGTATTAACTGGCGGTGAACTGGCGGCAGCAGTTATTAGCGATGCCATTATTCGTTTAATACCTGGCGTAATGTCTGATGAGACTTCGGCTTTAACCGATAGTTTTCAGGATGGATTATTATCTCACCCTGTTTACACTCGTCCGGCAGATTATAATGGATGGAAAGTGCCTGATGTACTTTTAAGTGGTAACAATGCAAAGATTGATGAATGGCGCGAACAAAAAGCTTTTGAGCGCACCAAACAAATCAGGCCAGACCTTTTAAATGATTAATGTTTAATTGTTGAGTCGCGCAATTGTTAAATTGTAAATGATTACCAATTAATTGATGAGATGATTACCGATTACCAATTCAATGATTCTATTTTCATTTATCATTAACCAATCACCATTAACAATTACTACCTGTTACATAAGACTTTAAACGTACAGTAGCGACATTTATCGGTATCTTCAGCTGCATTAAAAGGAATTGTCTCATCATAAATTTCTTCCAACAAATTCTCAAGATTAGCTTTGAATTCGTCTTTTACCGATTGTAAAAGAATAGGATTTTTAGAACTTCTACCCTCCTTCAAATACAGTTTAGTATCGTAATTGGCTTTAAATACATCGCGTACCCAAATAACAGAAGGTTGTTTGGGCACCAAGGCATTCTCTGTTTCATCCAATATCAAAGAATACAATAAAGTCTGAAAGATGGCTTTGTTTTTCTTATGCTTATCCGTATCAAACAAATCTTCCACAGCACTAACTTCTGCAACACCCGATCCGGTTTTGTAATCCATCACATTCCAGATTCCATCTTTTTCCTCTAAACGGTCAATAATACCACCTAACTTCAGGTTTAAACCATCTGTGGTTGTGTAGTTCCATTCCACATGTTTCTCCAAATCAATTATCGTAAAGGGTGCTTTTTTCTTCTCTAACTTCAGGAATTGAATCAGATAACGTTTTATCACCTCAAACACCATTACATTACGTCCTTGTATTTCGGCAAACGATTGTCGTCCCTGATCGTAATCCATCAGATACTTGCGGAAACCATCTTTAATTAGCTGATCAATCAATGCAGTATTTTTCAGCCAATAATCAATATCATCAGCCTGAACTTCTTTGCCAGCCTTTCCTTTATAAAGATGCTCAACAGCATCGTGAAAAATCAGACCAAAAATACGAGCATCTGCTTCTTCGGTAATTTCATCCGGCTCTTTTATACCTACAATTTTTTGATAGAAAAATCGCATCGGACATTCGATGTAAACGGAAAGAGCACTTGGTGAGAGCAATTTTTTTCCGTCCGTTTTAAACGAAGATAAACGCTCTTTAACCTCTTCGTTTTTATTAGCCGTAACCAAAGGCGGGTTCATCAAAGAAACCTGCCCTGAAAGGGTACGCATATTTATTTGGGCATTAAACTCGTATTTAAGCTGATACAGGTATCGACTCATCTCGTTCGATTTCATCCCTTGTGCACCGGTTGAATAAAGTACTTCCACCTTTTTAGCCCTGTGAATCAAACGAAAGAAGTAATACGAAAAAATTGTATCCTGAAACTCAATGGTAGGCAAACTAAATCCAGAGCGTAAAGTAGCAGGTATAAAAGTATTAGGGGCTGATGTACGCGGAAAAACGCCTTCGTTTAAATCCAGAATAATTAACTTATCGAAATCCAGAGCACGGGTTTCTAATATCCCCATCACCTGTAATCCGGCCAATGGTTCACCTCGGAAAGGAACCGTTTGAAATTCAGCCAACTTCTTAAACAATCGCACCCAGGTTCGAGAATCGATATCTGCCTGTGCATTTTGCTCCAACAAGTCTTGCAATCGAACAATACACTTTTGAAGGGCAAAAATAAATTCCTTTTCGAGAATCTTATTCTCATCGGGCTGTAATAACTCATATACTTTGCCCAATATTTCAATCAAATAGGCTGATAACTCAGAACCGGTACTAACCTTTGTAAAAATACTTCTAAAAAGTTCGTTGATATGCAAGCTGCTTGCCTTCACAAAAATGGCATTATTTTTCACCAGTTGCTTATGCAAACTTCGGGTATCAGCCTCGGCCAACATCGAAATATATTGCTGTTGCAGCAGTGGTAACACATGACGGTGATACATCCACACATCACTTCCGCTACCTTTACGTATTTGTTGTTGAAGATTCAATAACAAATCAATCAAACCGTAAGCCGGCGTATGATTCAACGGATATCCCATGGTTACATTCACCTTATCAACTTTTGGCGGAATACCATGCAATACAGGCATCAGCAATGTTTCATCGGCCAAAACTACAGCCGATTTCATATCGCTGACATATTCTTGATCTAAAAACTGATGAACCGATTTTAACTGCTCTGTTGGATTGGCAACTGCTGTTATGGTAATTTCCGGACCTTCGGTATTCAAAGGCATATTGAAATCTTTTGGTGAAGGAAACTGAAGTAAATTCTCTTCTATAAAGAAACCGGGACCTCTACGCTTAAACTTGACATCCTCATCCTTCTCCATCATCCAAGGCGAATAATCCCAGAAGAAATCGGCCATTTGCTTTTTCTGCAATTGCTTCATCAATTTATTTTCGGCAGGAGTTAAGGCATTTAAGCCTACAAAAACCACTCTGTCCCATTTGATATCCATATCAACACCAACTGTGATTTTTTCAGCTATGAGGCGATATACCATTCCTTCGTAAGCCAAATCATCCTTTTGTAATTCCTCACGATAGGCCTTATACACTTTAGGAATCTGTTTCCATGCTTCGAGAAAATAATCCTGGTGTTCCGATCTTTTTTTCTGTTCAAAAGCACTCCAAAACGATTGAATAGCTTCTAACTGTTGCTCCGAAAGATGCGAATAATCATCATCCAGTTCTTTTAACGACACCAAATTCGAAAACAATTGCTCTACAGAAACCAAATATTTATCAATATCGTCAAAATCATTCAACAACATTTCGCCCCATGGCAAAAATTCTTCGAAGCTGACTTCCTTCCCCGTTACCTTTATATAAACCTTGTGTAAGGTAAAAAGTAGGGTAATATTATCGGCAATTATTGAAGAAGATAATGAGGCAAAAAGATCATTAACAGTAATAATTTTAGGTGCCCAGGTTGGATCCTTTACCAACTGTCGTAAATAATTTGTAAAAAAAATACCTGCCCTTTGACTCGGGAACACGAAACAATATTTCGACAAGTCTGTTTTTTCATAATAATATGAGGCAATGGAGTTAAGGAATCCTGGTGTCATAATTCTATTTCATTTTGGCGGATGAAATTAAACATTTGTACTTAAATATAGACAATACTGACACATCATGGATGACATTTTACTTAACTTTGTCGCCCCAAAAGCAGAACCAATTGTTCTGAACATATATTTATAATCAATAGGAAACGCAATTCTTATGGATAAATTTTCATTCGTTGGCAACAGCAATATAGAAGCCATCGATCAATTATACCAACAGTATCAAAATGATCCCGAATCGGTAGATGAGAGCTACCAACGCTTTTTTCAGGGATTCGACTTCGCTCTTAAAAATTATCAGCAACCCAATGGATCTTCCGGACTGGTAGATAAAGAATTTCTGGTATTAGATTTGATTCATGCTTATCGTCAGAGAGGACATTTATTTACTAAAACAAATCCAGTTCGTTCGCGCCGCAAGTACTATCCGACTCTTGACATCGAAAATTTTAAATTATCGGAAAAAGATTTAGATACTACCTTTCATGCGGGGAATGAAATTGGTATTGGTAAAGCTCCACTTCGAAAGATTATTGAGCATTTGCAACAAACCTATTGCCAATCGGTTGCTGTGGAATACCTTTACATTCGCCATCCTGAGATCATTAGTTGGCTAAAAGGAAAAATGGAGCTGGAGTGTAATACACCTAATTTCAGTGCTGAAAAAAAGCGTAAGATTTTTCATCAGCTAAATATGGCTGCCGGCTTCGAAAATTTTATACACCGTAAATTTGTTGGACAAAAACGCTTCTCTTTAGAAGGATCAGAGGTTTTAATTCCCGGATTAAGCGCTATTATTAATAAAGGTGCAGAAATGGGTGTTGAAGAAGTGATGATTGGAATGGCACATCGCGGTCGTTTAAATGTATTAACTAACATACTTCAAAAACCTTATAAAAACGTATTCAAAGAATTTAATGGAGATGAATACGAAGACGGTATTTCGTTGGGTGATGTAAAATACCATTTGGGTTACACCAACGAAATTGAAACCGAAACAGGAAAAAAAGTTAAAGTTAATTTAGCTCCCAACCCATCTCACCTCGAGACTGTGGCTCCTGTAATTGAAGGAATTTCAAGATCAAAAATCGATCATAAATACGATAAAAATTACGATAAAGTTATACCTGTTGTAATTCATGGTGATGCTGCTATCGCTGGTCAGGGAATTGCCTACGAGGTAGTTCAAATGGCACAGCTACAAGGATATAAAACAGGTGGAACCATACATATTGTAATTAACAACCAGGTTGGCTTTACTACCAACTACCTCGACGCCCGTTCGTCGACATACAGTACCGATGTGGGAAAGGTAACCCGATCGCCGGTTTTTCATGTGAATGGTGATGATGTAGAAGCTTTGGTTTATGCGGTTGAGTTAGCTCTTGAGTTTAGACAAAACTTCAATTCTGATGTATTTATAGATATTCTATCGTATCGTAAATACGGACATAACGAAGGTGATGAACCACGCTTTACCCAACCAACCTTATATAAAGCAATTGCAAAGCATCCAAATCCGCGCGACATTTATAATTTGAAACTTCAACAAGAAAATGTGGTTTCAAAGGAAGATGCTCAAAAAGAAGCTGAACTTTTTAACCAAAAGATGGAGGACGCTTTATCCGAATCAAAAGAAATTGATAAGGTTATCATCCAACGCTTTTTACATGACGATTGGAAAGAATACGATTACTCAAGCGATAATGACTTTGTTGTCTCACCTGATACCGGAATAGATAAAGAAAAAGCTCTCTTCTTATTGGATCGTATTAATCATCTACCCGAAGACAAGAAGTTCTTTAAAAAGTTGGAGAAGATTGTTAAAGATCGAGTAACAATGGTTGAGAAAGACAAACTCGATTGGGCTTTGGGGGAACAATTAGCTTACGCTTCACTGCTAACCGAAGGTCATCCGGTGCGCATCAGTGGTCAGGATGCTGAGCGTGGAACGTTTGCACACCGACATGCTGTAATGACAGTTGAAGACAGTGAAGAAAGATATCGCCCATTGCAATTTGTTTCCGAAGATCAGGCGCCATTTGAAATTTACAACTCACTTCTGTCTGAATATGGAGTGATGGGGTTTGAATACGGTTATGCCTTGGCAAAACCTAATGCATTAACTGTTTGGGAAGCTCAATTTGGAGATTTTTATAACGTAGCTCAGGTAATTATTGACCAATATATTTCATCGGCCGAAGAAAAATGGGGGCTGATGAATGGTTTGGTTCTATACCTTCCCCACGGTTTTGAAGGACAAGGACCTGAACATTCAAGTGCACGTATCGAACGTTTCTTATCATTAGCAGCACGTAATAACATGCAGCTTGTGAATTGTACAACTCCGGCTAACTTCTTCCATGTATTACGTCGTCAGATGAAACGTAATTTCAGAGTTCCTTTGGTGATATTTACGCCTAAAAGTTTGTTACGTCATCCTAAATGTATTTCATCTATTGACGATTTTACAAAAGAAGGGTTTAAGGAAGTTATTGACGACAACAATGTTGAAGTTGAAACTGTAAAAAGAGTTGTTTACTGTTCGGGTAAAATTTATTACGATTTGCTTGCTCGTAAAGAAGAACTCAATGCCACAGATATTGCTTT includes:
- a CDS encoding CTP synthase, whose translation is MPETRYVFVTGGVASSLGKGIISASLAKLLQARGYSVTIQKLDPYLNVDPGTLNPYEHGECYVTQDGAETDLDLGHYERFLNVPTSQANNVTTGRIYQNVINKERKGDYLGKTVQIIPHITDEIKRNIKLLGTKHKYDVVITEIGGTVGDIESLPYVEAVRQLKWELGHRAAVIHLTLVPYLNASGELKTKPTQHSVKALLEIGVQPDVLVLRTEHNLAADIRKKVALFCNVNPKAVIQSIDVKTIYEVPVKMQEEGLDEIILEKVQLPISEKPALKEWKGFLKKMSKATKEVKIGLVGKYVELADAYKSIIEALIHAATYNDRKMKIELIHSEGLTDANVAEKLAGLDGVLVAPGFGHRGIDGKLVAVKYVRENNIPFLGICLGMQCAVIEYARNVLNLPDANSIEMNHSTVDPVINLMEDQKNVSEMGGTMRLGAYECSLVKGTNSAQAYGKELVHERHRHRYEFNSDYLEAYEKAGMKAAGCNPDTGLVEIMEIPAHKWFVGVQFHPEYSSTVVNPHPIFMAFVKAAISE
- a CDS encoding DUF349 domain-containing protein, with protein sequence MEANDLNKPLENENGLNSEEQSENMSVENTSSEKEGSNSDSVEQVESADVNAVSEEEVAEDSADKEEQVAELEPVDHIMLHKEELVKRLKDVLKNYPVEKIKDEVEAIKAAFYKKHKAELEDLKRKFVETGEAEENFAPPVDSLEIDLKRMLQEFKARRAEFNRRLEEERQNNYQAKLDVIEAIKELINGQESLNETFNSFRELQQRWRNIGHIPQEKVHDLWETYNYHIENFYNYIKINKELRDLDLKKNMEAKIDLCEKAEKLLLEPTIVKAFKTLQKYHDQWREIGPVPHDKKEELWARFKEATSLINKRHQEYFEGLKDQLQKNLEAKTELCEKAEALKTEGLHTPKEWEAKSKELIELQNIWKTIGFAPKKDNNKIYDRFRTACDSFFNAKREFFKTYKSEQSHNLQLKTELCLQAESMKESTDWKRTTDEFIKIQKRWKEIGPVPRKQSDAIWKRFRSACDAFFDHKSNFFSHKDEEQDKNLELKEALIKEVAAFDASDNSEENFEKLQSFQHRWSEIGHVPIKDKDRVNQEFRGLINQYFDNLNMDEYHKNVEKFRNKIENYKSNDMSGDRLTIERNKIINKLKQLENDITVWENNIGFFAKSKKSEALVRDFKHKIETGRRNIKLLNKKLDMLDNVNE
- the trmD gene encoding tRNA (guanosine(37)-N1)-methyltransferase TrmD, whose amino-acid sequence is MRIDILTLFPEMFQGPLTESIVKRAVDKGLVEMYFHNIRDYSLDKHNKVDDYSFGGGAGMVMTIQPIADLIDKLKAERDYDHIIYVTPDGERFNQKVANTLSLSGNIIILCGHYKGVDQRIRDHYITMELTIGDYVLTGGELAAAVISDAIIRLIPGVMSDETSALTDSFQDGLLSHPVYTRPADYNGWKVPDVLLSGNNAKIDEWREQKAFERTKQIRPDLLND
- a CDS encoding Fe-S cluster assembly protein IscX — encoded protein: MTPGFLNSIASYYYEKTDLSKYCFVFPSQRAGIFFTNYLRQLVKDPTWAPKIITVNDLFASLSSSIIADNITLLFTLHKVYIKVTGKEVSFEEFLPWGEMLLNDFDDIDKYLVSVEQLFSNLVSLKELDDDYSHLSEQQLEAIQSFWSAFEQKKRSEHQDYFLEAWKQIPKVYKAYREELQKDDLAYEGMVYRLIAEKITVGVDMDIKWDRVVFVGLNALTPAENKLMKQLQKKQMADFFWDYSPWMMEKDEDVKFKRRGPGFFIEENLLQFPSPKDFNMPLNTEGPEITITAVANPTEQLKSVHQFLDQEYVSDMKSAVVLADETLLMPVLHGIPPKVDKVNVTMGYPLNHTPAYGLIDLLLNLQQQIRKGSGSDVWMYHRHVLPLLQQQYISMLAEADTRSLHKQLVKNNAIFVKASSLHINELFRSIFTKVSTGSELSAYLIEILGKVYELLQPDENKILEKEFIFALQKCIVRLQDLLEQNAQADIDSRTWVRLFKKLAEFQTVPFRGEPLAGLQVMGILETRALDFDKLIILDLNEGVFPRTSAPNTFIPATLRSGFSLPTIEFQDTIFSYYFFRLIHRAKKVEVLYSTGAQGMKSNEMSRYLYQLKYEFNAQINMRTLSGQVSLMNPPLVTANKNEEVKERLSSFKTDGKKLLSPSALSVYIECPMRFFYQKIVGIKEPDEITEEADARIFGLIFHDAVEHLYKGKAGKEVQADDIDYWLKNTALIDQLIKDGFRKYLMDYDQGRQSFAEIQGRNVMVFEVIKRYLIQFLKLEKKKAPFTIIDLEKHVEWNYTTTDGLNLKLGGIIDRLEEKDGIWNVMDYKTGSGVAEVSAVEDLFDTDKHKKNKAIFQTLLYSLILDETENALVPKQPSVIWVRDVFKANYDTKLYLKEGRSSKNPILLQSVKDEFKANLENLLEEIYDETIPFNAAEDTDKCRYCTFKVLCNR
- a CDS encoding 2-oxoglutarate dehydrogenase E1 component — encoded protein: MDKFSFVGNSNIEAIDQLYQQYQNDPESVDESYQRFFQGFDFALKNYQQPNGSSGLVDKEFLVLDLIHAYRQRGHLFTKTNPVRSRRKYYPTLDIENFKLSEKDLDTTFHAGNEIGIGKAPLRKIIEHLQQTYCQSVAVEYLYIRHPEIISWLKGKMELECNTPNFSAEKKRKIFHQLNMAAGFENFIHRKFVGQKRFSLEGSEVLIPGLSAIINKGAEMGVEEVMIGMAHRGRLNVLTNILQKPYKNVFKEFNGDEYEDGISLGDVKYHLGYTNEIETETGKKVKVNLAPNPSHLETVAPVIEGISRSKIDHKYDKNYDKVIPVVIHGDAAIAGQGIAYEVVQMAQLQGYKTGGTIHIVINNQVGFTTNYLDARSSTYSTDVGKVTRSPVFHVNGDDVEALVYAVELALEFRQNFNSDVFIDILSYRKYGHNEGDEPRFTQPTLYKAIAKHPNPRDIYNLKLQQENVVSKEDAQKEAELFNQKMEDALSESKEIDKVIIQRFLHDDWKEYDYSSDNDFVVSPDTGIDKEKALFLLDRINHLPEDKKFFKKLEKIVKDRVTMVEKDKLDWALGEQLAYASLLTEGHPVRISGQDAERGTFAHRHAVMTVEDSEERYRPLQFVSEDQAPFEIYNSLLSEYGVMGFEYGYALAKPNALTVWEAQFGDFYNVAQVIIDQYISSAEEKWGLMNGLVLYLPHGFEGQGPEHSSARIERFLSLAARNNMQLVNCTTPANFFHVLRRQMKRNFRVPLVIFTPKSLLRHPKCISSIDDFTKEGFKEVIDDNNVEVETVKRVVYCSGKIYYDLLARKEELNATDIALIRLEQIHPYPKKQVEAINKKYSNALLHLWVQEEPENMGAWYYIQDKMTDVELVPVARLASGSPATGLNGLHVVGQNEIINKVFKNCHCKRKQKYCGLQCVEGLTRKEILKQHKYFEEPSRFSI